TAGCCGTATTGCCGAGTCCCTGTTTTGGATCGGCCGCTATGTGGAGCGGGCGGACGGTACCGCCCGCATTTTGGATGTCCACCTGGAACGCCTGAACCACCTCCCCATGGAGGAGCGGAAGAGCGTGGCACAGGAACTCCTGGCCGTCATGGGCGCCAAGCCGCAGAGCGAGGATTTCGGTCTGCCGGAACTGCTCCACGCCCTGGCCTATGACAAGACCAGCGCCACGTCCATTGCCGGTTCCTTGGGTGCCGCCCGCGAGAACGCCCGCCGTGCACGCGAGACCGTGTCCTCCGGGCTGTGGGAAAGCCTGAACACCACCTACTACGGGCTGAGCCAGCACCGCAAGGACGTGGTGGGCACCTACCGTTTCTGCAACTGGACCCTGGAGCGCACCGCAATGGTCAGCGGCCTTGCCGACACCACCGTGAGCCATGACGAGAGCTGGCTCTTCCTGGTCCTTGGCCGTTCGCTGGAGCGTGCCGACATGACGGCGCGGATGCTCTCCACCCGGGACGTCCTCTCCGCAGGCATGTCCTGGGTGAACATGCTCCGGTGCGCCGGCGCATACGAATCCTTCCTCCGCACCCGCCGCGCTGCGTTCGGAGACCAGCACGCTGCAGAGTTCCTGCTCCTGGACCGGCTGTTCCCGCGGTCCATCGTCTATGCCCTGCGGGACGCGGACGAGTGCCTGGCCAAACTTGACCCGTCCGCCCAGCGCGTGGGTTTCATCAACGATGCCCGCCGCATCGTGGGCCAGGCCCGGACCTTCCTTGAGTTCCACCGCACGGATGACCTCATGTCCGAACTGCCGGAGCACATGGAGCGGGTGCAGAAGGCGGTGTCCCAGGCCTCGGACGCCATTTCCCGTAAGTACTTCAATCAGGCGGACGAACTTGCCTGGGTGGGAGAAGTGTCATGACCCGGTTGAGCATCGTCCACAGGACGGCCTACAAGTACAACAAGCGGGTGACGCTGTCCTATAACGAGGCACGGATGACGCCGCTGACGGATTCACAGCAGGTGGTCCTGGAGTCCGTGGTGAAGGTCTCCCCGTCGCAGGCTGCCGTGAGCACCTACCGCGACTACTGGGGGACCAGGGTCACGGCCTTTGACATGCAGATGCCGCACGAAAACCTCGAGGTGGTCTCCAACATCACCGTCGAGGTGCACCGGGCTGAGAAGATCCCCGCCGAGGCAGACATCGTGGGCTGGGATGAACTGGCGTCGCCGGAGACGCTTGACGCGTTCAGCGACTGGCTGCCGCAGTCCCGGCTGAGCGGCCCGGGGGACGAGGTCCTGGGCATCATCCCCGGCGTCGTGGCAGGGAAGAATCCGCACGAAGCTGCCATGGCGGTCTTCGCCTGGATGCGCGGGGAGATGACGTACATGTCCGGCTCCACTGCCGTCACCACCAACGCGGAGGAAGCCTGGGGCCAGCGCCAGGGGGTGTGCCAGGACCTGGCGCACCTGGCCATCGGTGCACTGCGCAGCTGTGGCATTCCGGCGCGCTACGTCTCCGGCTACCTGCACCCGCGCTCCAGCGCCGGAATCGGTGAGACCGTGGCCGGGCAGTCGCACGCATGGCTGGAATGGTGGGACGGGGACTGGCGGAGCTGGGACCCCACCAACCACAAACCCGCCGGTGACTTCCATGTCACGGTGGCCAGGGGCCGCGACTATCGCGACGTGTCCCCGCTGAAGGGCATCCTGTCCGGCGGCGGCGGCTCCGCCCTGAAAGTCAGCGTGGAGATCACCCAACTCGCCTGACGGACCGGGTTCCCCGGCCTCCGTGGCCGGGGAACCCGCCGTCGGCCTATTCCGATGCCGACCTGGCGGAACTGCTGATCTGCGTCCACCACGTCATCGGGTCGGTGACCTTGAAGCGGCGGCCCGTGACACTGTCCGGGGAGATGCGCACAAACGCGTCCTTCCGTCCCGCCTGCCAGGGGAAGAGGTACAGGCGGGAAGTCTCCAGCACTTCCTCAGTGCTCTTGACCAGGGCAGCGGTGCCCTTGATGACCACGCTCCATGCCAGCCCCGTGTCAGGGTCCACTCCGTCCGCCTCCACCGCCACCGGGGCATCCCCGGAGGCCGCCGACAGCTTGGTTCCCTGGCTGGTGCGGAACACCAGCGTGCCGCCGTCCACGGTGAAGTTGACCGGGAAGATGTCCGGCCGGCCCTCCACGAGGACCGCCAGCCTGCCCACGGACACCGTCCGCAGCAACGCCCAGCATTCGTGGTGTTCGAGATTCTGCACTTGGGTGGATGACTCGTTGCTCATGCCGTGAGCATACCCGCATCACCAGGGGCTGGGCTTGTAATCCTTCAGGAAGACGCCGTACTGGTCCTCGCCCTTTTCACCCATGACGATCGGATCGTAGACCCGCGCCGCACCGTCCACCAGGTCGAGGGGTGCATGGAAGCCTTCCTCCATGAGCCGGACCTTGGTGAAGTGCGGGCGCTCGTCCGTGATCCAGCCGGTATCCACGGCCGTCATCAGGATGCCGTCCGTGTCCAGCATCTCCTGGGCGCTGGTGCGGGTCATCATGTTCAGCGCCGCCTTGGCCATATTGGTGTGCGGGTGGCCGGGGCCCTTGTAGGCGCGGGAGAACTGTCCCTCCATGGCAGAGACGTTCACGATGTACTTGCGCCGCGCCGTGGACCGCTTCATGGCGCCCCGGAGGCGGCTGACCAGCAGGAAGGGCGCCGTGACGTTGCAGAGCTGCACCTCGAGCATCTCCAGGGGATCCACTTCGTCCAAAACCTGAGTCCAGCTGTTGATCGTGGCAAGGTCCGGGACCAGGCCGCCCGCGTCAATCGCGGTTCCGGAGGCGATGCGTTCCAGTGACGCAGAGCCGGTGGAGAGCGCCAGCGAGGTGATTGCGTCGCTTACCAGGACCGGGTGTTCAGTGACGCTGCCGGCAAGGGCCAACGGGTGCTTGTCATGGGCGTGGCCGAACGTCAGGAGCTCAGGGCCGCCGTTGGCCTGCTCCAGGGCCGCCGGAAGCTGCTCGTCCTCTGCGTCCACCAGCGGCTTGTAGGCGTTGCCGGACCGGCGCACGGTCTGGGCCGCGTTGTTGATGATGATGTCCAGCGGTCCGGCCTTATCCAGGGAGTCAGTCAGGGCCATGACCTGGGCAGGATCGCGGAGGTCGATTCCCACAATACGGAGCCGGTGCAGCCAGTCCCCGCTGTCTTCCATCGCCGCGAAGCGCCGGGCCGCGTCCTTGGGGAACCGGGTGGTGATGGTGGTGTGCGCACCGTCCCGCAGCAGCCGGAGGGCGATGTACATCCCGATCTTGGCCCGCCCGCCGGTGAGCAGGGCCCTGCGGCCGGTGAGATCGGTCCGGGCATCACGCTTGCTGTGGCTGAAGGCCGCGCATTCCGGGCACAGCTGGTGGTAGAAGGCGTCCACCTGGGTGTAGTGCTGCTTGCAGATGTAGCAGGGACGGGACCGGATGAGGTGGCCGTCGATCTTCCCGGTGGCGGACGGCGCGAGCTTGTTGCCGCGGGTCTCGTCGTCGATCCGGTCCGGGGCGGCCGTGGCTGTCTGGGCAATCACGGCCCGGTCGGCATCGGCGATTGAATCGCGCTTGGTGACCCTGCGGTGGCGCTTGACCGCCTTGAACATTTTTCCGGTCGCACGGCGCACCGCGACGTAGTCCGGGTGCTCCTCGTCGTACGCGTGGATGGTGTTCAGGACCTTGAGGCAGGCCTGGATGTCCTCAGGGGTCAGATCGGGGGAGCTCATTGGGAAAATTTTACAGCGTACGCGGCAGGCCGGGGCACCACTGGTGGTGCCCCGGCCTGCAACTTCCGTTGGGGAATTTACCTGCGGATCAGCGCAGCCTGGCGCCGGGCGCGGCTTCCGCTGCTGCGGCGGCGTGGGCGCCGGTCACCTTGTCCGCGGCCTCGCGCATGTCGGGGTACTGGTCAGCAGCCGCCTTAACGGCAGCGGGCAGCTGGCTCAGGTGCCGTGCGGAGAGCCGGCGCTCCTCGTCTCCGGGTTCCGGGACCTGCTGGCCCTTGGCGAGGACGGTGATGCCGGAGTCCGTGACCTTGAACCCGCGTGACCTGTCCAGGTCCGCGTCGAGGCCGATGGCGGCACCGGCAGGGACCTTGACGTTCTTGTCGAGGATGGCGCGGTTGATGACTGCCCCTTCGCCCACCTGCACTTTGTCCATCAGGACAGAATCGATGACCCGGGCGCTGGTTGCGACGTAGACGTCGTTGGACAGTACTGAGCCCTCCACCACGCCACCGGAAATCACCACGCCGTTGGCCACGATGGAGTCCAGCGCCGTGCCCACGGTGTTGTTCTTGCCCCGGACGAACTTGGCGGGCGGGGAGATGCTCTGGCGGGTGTAGATGGGCCACTCGGAGTTGTAGAGGTTGAACACCGGCAGCGGGGAGATGAGGTCCATGTGGGCGTCGTAGAACGAGTCGATGGTGCCCACGTCGCGCCAATAGGTGCGGTCGCGCTCGGTGGAGCCCGGAATGTCGTTGAGCGTGAAGTCGTAGACGCCGGCCTCGCCCCTGTTGACGAAGTAGGGGATGATGTCCCCGCCCATGTCGTGCTTGGTGTCCAGACGCTCGGCGTCCACATGCAGCGCAGCAACCAACGCATCGGCGTCGAAGACATAATTGCCCATGGAGGCCAGGAACTGGGAGGGGTCTGCAGCAAGCCCGGGGGTGCTGGAAGGCTTCTCCACGAATGCTGCGATCTTCTGCGGATCGTTCTGGTCCACCTCGATGACGCCGAACTGGTCCGCCATGTGCAGCGGCTGCCGGACGGCCGCCACGGTGGCTTTGGCCCCGCTGAGCACGTGTTGTTCCACCATCTGGGCGAAGTCCATACGGTACACGTGGTCTGCGCCAACGACGACGACGATGTCGGGGTTGGCGTCATGGATCAGGTTCAGGGACTGGTAGATGGCATTTGCGCTGCCCAGGAACCAACTCTTGCCTACGCGCTGCTGTGCGGGAACGGAGGCGACATAGTTACCCAGCTGGGTGGACATCCGCCACGCTTCGGATATATGCCGGTCGAGGCTGTGGGATTTATATTGCGTGAGAACCACGATTTGCAGATAGCGGGAATTCACCAGATTGGAGATGGCGAAATCGATAAGGCGGTAACTGCCGGCAAACGGCACGGCAGGCTTGGCCCGGTCTGCCGTCAGTGGCATCAGCCTGTTTCCCTCGCCGCCTGCGAGGACAATGGCCAGGACTTTTTTGGTCAACGGCATAATGGTCGCTCCTGTACGCCTTCGTAACTCCCCAAGACAGTCCGGTAGGCCCGGACTCCTTCACACTAGAACAGTTATCCGTGAACGACTACCTTGGGTCTTGTGCGAATAGACATTGTGACTAAAGAGTTCCCGCCCGAGATCTACGGTGGCGCCGGAGTGCACGTAGCCGAACTGAGCAGGGTGCTTAGTAAGCACGTTGACCTGCAGGTTCGTGCTTTCGGTGCTCCCCGCGACGCCGACTACCACGGTGCCACCGTGACGTCGTACCAGGTTCCCGAGGACCTTGGCGGGGCCAACGCGGCCGTGCAGACCCTCGGCGTGGACCTGCGCATTGTGCCGGATGTGCAGGGCGCGGACCTGGTCCATTCGCACACCTGGTACGCCAACATGGCCGGTCATCTGGCCTCTCTGCTGCACGGAATTCCGCACGTTCTCAGCGCCCACAGCCTTGAGCCGCTGCGGCCCTGGAAAGCCGAGCAGCTGGGCGGCGGCTACGCGCTGTCCTCCTGGGTGGAGAAGACGGCCTATGAAGCGGCGGCGGCGATCATCGCCGTATCCGAGGGCATGCGCCAGGACATCCTGCGCAGCTACCCCAACGTTGACCCGGAAAAGGTCCGGGTAGTCCACAACGGCATTGACGTGGAGCTTTGGCAGCGTGACGAAAACGACGACGCCGTCCGCGCCCTGGGCATCGACCCCGCCAAGCCGAGCGTCGTCTTTGTGGGAAGAAACACACGCCAGAAAGGCGTTCCCTACCTCCTGCGCTCTGCAGCGAAACTTCCGGCTGACGTCCAGCTGGTCCTGTGCCTGGGCGCGGCGGACACCCCGGAACTGGCGGCCGAAACCGCAGCACTCATCGACGATCTGAAAAAGCAGCGCACAGGCGTGGTGCTCATTGAGCGGATGCTGCCGCGGCACGAGCTGATCCAGGTCCTCAGCCACGCCACCGCCTTCGCCTGCCCCTCCATCTACGAACCGCTGGGCATCGTCAACCTTGAAGCCATGGCCTGCGGCGCCGCAGTGGTGGCCAGTGCCACCGGCGGCATCCCCGAGGTGGTCCAGCATGGTGAAACCGGCCTGCTGGTGGATCTGGAACAGGTCACCGACGGCACCGGAACGCCCCTGGACCCGGAGAAGTTCGTTACCCAGTTCGCAGCCGCCCTCACCGAAGTGGTGTCCGATCCCGCACGTGCCCGGGCTATGGGGCAGGCAGGCCGCGAGCGCGCCGAAAAGCACTTCTCGTGGGAATCGATCACGGAAACCACCCTCGAGGTGTACCGCTCGGTGCTGCCGGTCGGAGCCTGAGCGTCCCGGCAGTAGAAACAACGACGGCGCTGCTCCCCTTGGCTGGGGGAGCGGCGCCGTCGTTGTTTGCCCGGTTGGTGGTGTCCGCCGGGTTAGGCCTTCCGGCCCGCCGTCCTGGCAATCAGGACTTTCTCGTCCACCGGGGCCTGCCCGCTGGCCCGCTGGCTGCGGAAGTGCGCACGCGCCTCGTCCTGGCGGCTCTTTTCGGCGCCTGTGGCGATGACCGCGCGGACGTGCTCCTCGCCGTACCCGAAGGCCTCCACCAGGTCCAGGGCGTGCGGGCGGATCTTCTCCAGCAACCTGTTGATATAGCCGCCCACCGTGCGGGCCCGCTGCATGGAGAGGCGGCCGTTCATGAGGTACCAGGACAGGTTCTTCTCAATCAGGGACAGGCCGAAGAGGTCACGCAGCCAGGTGAGGACCGTCCTGGTACCCGCATCTTCCACCTCGCGGAGGGCGTCCGTGAACGCCTCCCACTGCAGCAGTTCAGCGTGCGCCTGGGCGGCGTCGATGAGTTCATTCTGGTGTCGGTTGAACAGGGCCGCGCCCTTGTCCTGCGACAGGCGCTTGCTGCCCTTCAAAGCAGCACCGGCCTCAGCCACCATGGTCTGCACCCGGTCAGTGAGCAGGGCGCGCTGGCCTTCCTCGTCACGGAGGGCGATTGCGGCCTTCTGGACCGACCCCGTGTCAGCCATGAACTGGGCCACCTGGCGCAGGCCGGTGCGGTGCACGGCAGCTCCGGCGGCCTGGTTCACCACATAACGGGCCAGCACTCCGAAGTCCACGTTCCGGAACTCCTTGGCGTAGTCGGCCAGCAGGCGCTTGGCTACCAACTGGAGCAGCACCGTGTTGTCTCCCTCGAAGGTGACGTACACGTCGAGGTCGGCGCGCAACGAGGCGAACCGGTTTTCGATCAGGAAGCCGGCACCGCCGCAGGCTTCACGGCATTCCTGCAGGGTGTCCAGGGCGTGCCAGGTACTGAGGGGCTTCAGCGCTGCGGCCAGGGTTTCCAGGTCCTGGCGGTCTGCGTCAGTGTCGTGGGCGCCGGAGAAGACGTCGTCGAACTTCTGCAGCAGCTGCTCGTGCGCAAAGCTGGCCGCGTAGGTGGTGGCCAGACGGGTGAACAGGCGCCGCTGGTGCCGCTGGTAGTCGAGCAGGACTTCTTCCTCGGTGTGCGAGGACGCGTTGAACTGGCGGCGTTCGGTGGCGTACTGGATGGCGGCTTTCAGGGCCACCTTGGAGGCGGCCACGGCCGCGCCGTCCAGTGACACGCGGCCCTGGACCAGGGTGCCCAGCATCGTAAAGAAGCGCCGGCCGGGGCTGGCGATGGGCGACGTGTAGGTTCCGTCCGCGTCGACGTTGCCGTACCGGTTCAGGAGGTTTGTCCGGGGGACCCGGACGTTGTCGAAGTGCAGCCGGCCGTTGTCGATGCCGTTCAGGCCGCCCTTGACGCCGTCGTCCTCCCCGCCGATGCCGGGCAGGAACGCCTTGGTCTCCGGATCCCGGAGGTCCACGTAGAAGGCGTGGACGCCGTGGTTGACGCCGCGGGTGACCAGCTGGGCGAACACGACGGCGCCGAGGCCGTCATTGGCCGCGTTGCCGATGTAGTCCTTCCAGGCGGCGCGGAACGGGGTGTGGATGATGAACTCTTCGGTGGCAGGGTCATAGGTTGCAGTAGTGGCAATGCTGGCCACATCCGAGCCGTGGCCGGTCTCGGTCATGGCGAAGCAGCCGGGGATTTCCAGGCTCATGATTCCGGGCAGCCACTTGGTGTGGTGCTCCGCGGTCCCCAGGTGCATCACGGCGGATCCGAAGAGCCCCCACTGGACCCCTGCCTTGATCTGCAGCGACGGGTCCGCCACCACCAGTTCCTCAAAGCCGGCGATGTTGCCGCCGTGGTCGTCCGAGCCGCCCAGTTCTGACGGAAAGGCCCGGTGCACCGCCTCATTGTCCACGAGGTATTTGAGCTGGCCGAACACGCGGGCACGGTGTTCCGTGTGCGTCAGGCCTTCGATCTTGTGAAGCTCCGACCTGGCGGCCAGATCCCGTGCCTGGAGCCGTACATCGGCCCACTTGCCCAGGAGTTGCCTGCCCAGTGCCTCGACGTCGACGGCGGGCGCGGGGCTTTCGTCCACGGGCTTGGCTGCAGGGGTTGCGGCGGGACGGAGCCCCTTGCGCGCGGGGCGGTCCACTACGTCAGTCATGTCACAGTCCTTCTTTGGCGGATAACTTGGTGGTCGGTGAAGCGGGAGTGAGTTCGGGGACGATGCCCACGCACAGCCACGCCGTGATCTGGCGGGCCATGGTCTCCTGGTCAGGTTTGGCAGCGGAATCCGGGGTGCTCAGCCATTGTTCGCCGGCATTCCGTACCAGGCCGATTGCCGCCTTTGGCCAATAGCCGATGACGGTTTCCCTGACGTCGCCGAGGTGTGACCGCATGGGAGTGGCGATCATGTCCGCGATGGCGTCAAAAAAGGGGCCCAGCGGTCCGCCGGGCGCAGCTGGGTGCGCGGGGCCGGCGGTATCACCTGGCGCGTAGCTGGTGACGAAGGTGTAGACGTTGGGGCTGGTATCGGCCATCTGGAGGTAGGCCGAAACCATGGCGAGCAGGCCCTCCCGCGGCGTGAGGGCACTTTGGGCGGCCTCCTGGATACGGTGCTGCATCTGGCTGAGCACCACCTCACCCACCGCCTGCTGCAGCCCTGCCTTGTCCCCGAAGTAACGGTAGAAGACGGACTTCGACGTTCCGGCTGCTGTGGCGATGTCCTCCATGGAAGCGTCGCTGCCCAGGACGTGCACCGCGCGGCGGGCCTGCTTGATAAGTTCCCTGCGCCGTTCCTCGCGGTGGCTCTGCCAGCGGGAAGAACGCCCGTCGGGGCTGGTAAGCGAGGGCACTTCGATGGTGAGGGGGGAGTGCGTGTCCTGAAGGTTCACGATACCCAGCGTATCAGGTACGCTGGGTATCGGTAACCACTTGTGACCAGAGGAGCCCTCCATGTCCACAGAAGGACAGTCCATCCCCGCAGGCGGATCAGCCATGCCTGCCGTCCCGGCAACCCGCAGGGCGGTGATCGTCGGCGGCAACAGGATCCCGTTCGCCCGGGCCGGGGGAGCCTACGCCAAATCCTCCAACCAGGACATGCTGACGGCAGCCCTCGATGGCCTGATCGCCCGCTTCGGCCTTCAGGACGAACGCATCGGCCAGGTGGCGGCGGGCGCGGTACTCAAGCACTCGCGTGACTTCAACCTCACCCGGGAAGCCGTCCTGGGATCGGCGCTTTCTGCCGAAACCCCCGTGTACGACCTCCAGCAGGCGTGCGCCACAGGCCTTGAAACCGTGGTTGGCCTCGCCAACAAGATCAAGCTGGGACAGATTGATTCCGCCATTGCCGGCGGCGTGGACTCCGCGTCCGATGCACCGGTGGTGGTCAGCGAGGGGCTCCGCGAGGTCGTCCTGGACCTTCACCGGGCCAAAACCCTTCCCCAGCGGCTCCAGATCCTCAGCCGGCTCCGGCCCAAGGACCTGGCCCCTTTGGCCCCAGGCACAGCGGAGCCGCGTACCGGCCTGTCTATGGGCGAGCACCAGGCCCTGACCACCGCGCAGTGGAAGATCTCCCGGGAAGCGCAGGACGAGCTGGCATTGAACAGCCACCACAACCTTGCTGCCGCCTACGACTCCGGGTTCTTCGACGACCTGATGACTCCCTACCGGGGACTGACGCGTGACGGGAACCTGCGGGCTGACACTTCACTGGAGAAACTCGCGTCCCTGAAGCCGGTCTTCGGCCGCAACCTCGGTGCAGACGCCACCATGACAGCGGGTAACTCCACCCCGCTGACCGACGGTGCTTCCACGGTGCTGCTGGCCTCCGACGAATGGGCTGATGCCCGCGACCTGCCCAAGCTGGCATCCGTGGTGGACGCCGAAGCCGCGGCGGTTGATTTTGTCCACGGCAAGGACGGGCTGCTGATGGCTCCGGTGTTCGCCGTGCCCAGGCTCCTGGCCCGGCAAAACCTGACGCTGGCCGACTTCGATTACTTCGAGATCCATGAAGCCTTTGCCGCCACCGTCCTCAGTACCCTGGCAGCATGGGAGGACGCCGAGTTCGGCCGCACCCGCCTCGGCCTTGAGGGTGCGTTCGGCAGCATCGACCGTTCCCGCCTCAACGTCAACGGGTCCTCGCTCGCCGCAGGCCACCCCTTTGCCGCCACCGGCGGCCGCATCATAGGCACCCTGGCCAAAATGCTCCACGCCAAGGCTGCTTCCACCGGGCGGTAGCGCGGGGCCTGGTGTCCGTATGCGCCGCGCGGCCAGGGCGTCGTCGCGATCCTGGAATCTCTGTAGGAGGCGGCCATGGCGGACACATACTCACAACTGGTCAACAGCGGCCTTGGCCGCAACCTGGCAAAGAAGCTCGGCCTTCCGCAACCCGCGGTCCTTCGCCGCTACCAGCCCGGGCAGCCACTGGTGACCGGACCCGTCGTCGTCCTCGGTGATACTCCGGGGGCGGACAAGCTCGCTGCAGAACTGCTGTCCTGGGACCTCGACGTTCGGCGGCACGCCGTCCCGGCCGAAAAGCTGGGAGCCATCATCCTGGTCCTTGATGAGCTCGGACATCCGGCAGACCTGGAAAAGCCGGTGCTGGCGGCGGCAGGGTCCCTCCGGGACCTGCGGGCCGGCGGCCGGATCATCACCTTGTCCCGCCCGGCGTCGGAAGCGTCCTCGCCCGCAGCCGCGGCAGCACGGCAGGGGGTGGACGGCTTTCTACGGTCCCTGGCCAAGGAACTGCGGGCAGGTGCAACAGGGAACGGGGTCGTCCTTTCTGACGGCACCACCGCCACCAGCCCCAGCGCCCTGGGCGCCGTAAGGTTCCTCCTCTCCGGCCGGTCAGCGTTCGTTGACGGACAGTTCCTCACGGTGTCAACGGAGGACGGCAGTCTTCCCACAGACCCGGAGCAGCCGCTGTCAGGCAAGGTGGCCGTTGTGACCGGCGCGGCCCGCGGCATCGGTGCCCAGATCGCCAGGACGCTGCACCGCGATGGTGCCACCTTGATCCTGGTCGACATTCCTGCGGCAGGCGACCAGCTGGCCACGGTAGCAAACGGGGTGCGCGGCACCGCGCTGCAGCTCGACATCACCGGCGCGGATGCGGGCCAGCGGATCATCGACCATGCCGTGCAGCGGCACGGGCGGCTGGACATCCTGGTGCATAACGCCGGCGTCACGCGGGACAAGCTCCTGGCCAACATGGACCAGGCACGGTGGAACGCGGTGATCAACATCAACATTGCCGCCCAGCTCCGTATCAATGAGGCACTGCTGGCATCCGAACACTTCCGGGTGGCACCGCGTATTGTTTCAGTGGCCTCCACCAGCGGCATCGCCGGAAACCGGGGACAAACCAATTACGCCGCGTCCAAGGCCGGAGTGATGGGAATGGTGCGTGCCACAGCACCCCTGCTCGCGTCCCACGGCGGCACCATCAATGCCGTGGCTCCCGGATTCATTGAAACCGAGATGACGGCGCGCATTCCCTTTGCCGTCCGCGAGGTGGCACGACGGCTGAACTCGCTGCAGCAGGGCGGCCTGCCGTCCGATGTCGCGGAGACCATCGCGTTCCTGGCCAGCGACGCCGCGGGCGGGATCAACGGGGAGGTGCTGCGGGTGTGCGGGCAGAACCTGGTGGGGGCATGACAGTCCAGCAACCGGTGGTCCTGGCCGAGATGCCGTCATTGTCCAAGCTCTACGTGAATGCGGCCGCGCAGGCGGCACGGCGCAGGCTCCTGGGCACGCATGACTCTTCCGTCCTCCCGGCGGAGAGCCATGAAGTCAGGGACGTCACGGTGGGGGTCGAGAACCTTACGGCCTATCAGCACCTGATCGGCGAGACGGCCAGTGACGTCCTCCCTGCAGGCTTCATCCACGCCATCGCATTCCCGTTGGCCATGAGCGTCATGAACAGGGACGATTTCCCGTTGCCCCTGCTGGGGATGATCCACCTGCGCAACAGCGTTGAGCAAAGATCACCGCTGGTGTTCACCGATGTTCTTGACATGACCGCCCGCGTGGAAAACCTCCGCGGCCACCGTGCGGGGACGCAAGTGGACGTCGTGGCGGAAGTGCGGCGTGCTTACTCCAGTGATGTGCATTGGTGCGGGGTTTCTACTTACCTGGCCAAGGGAGTGTTCCTGCCGGGGATCGACAAGCCCACAGCCACCCCGCCCAAGGCGGATTTCACTGCACCTGACCCAACGGCCCTGTGGCACCTGGGCGTGGACACCGGCCGTGCGTACGCAGCAGTCTCGGGGGACTTCAACCCCATCCACCTGAGTGTGCTCTCGGCCAAAGCCCTGGGAATGCGGCGGTCGATAGCGCACGGCATGTACCTGGCGTCCCGGGCGCTCGCGGACGTTGGCCCCGCCCGGGGCGACTCGTTCAGGTGGGACGTGGAGTTCGAGGCCCCGGTCTTCCTGCCCTCCCGGGTCGCCCTGGAGATCGCGACGGAACAGGGCGGGTCCGGGGCGTGGAAGCGCTCCAGCTTTGTCGCCTGGAGTCCGCGGTCGGGGCGGCGCCATTTCAGCGGGACGGTTTCGGCCCTGTAATCACGGCCGTGGAGCCTCGGCTCCGTCTCCAGGACCCGGGCGGCCGGCCTGGTCCTGGGGACGGACCGCCCGGAGGATCCGGTGGAGGCTGAGGAGGACCGATTCCGACGCAGGGACCGTTCCCTGTTCTGCGGGCCTGCGCGCGGTGGCAGCCATACAGGCTTCCACCGCCGCCTTGGCGGCGTCATAGCGGTCCCTCCGGTCCTGGTCGTCACCATCGGTGTCCGTGGACACCAGTTGTCCGGTTGCGGTGATGGCGTCGGCCAGGGGCTCGCTGTCCTGCAACGGGATGGCATACGGCACGTCATCTTCCCAGATCACGTCAGAGAGCACATCCGTCATGTCCTGGATATGGAACGTGACACGCTCCAGGTCCTGCAGGTCGCGAAAGTCCTGGTCCATGTCACGCGGATGGAGCTTCCGGCGGGGGTTGGCCCTGCGGCTGGCATCGGCTTCCTTGACCAGGTGGCGCACTGATCTTGCGGCCTCGGCCAGTTCGTCCGACCTGCGCGACCAGTCTTCGTGCTCAGGAGGCCACTTTTCCTTCAAGGCGGCGCCCATGTCCAGCAACTGCTTGCCCAGGGCGACCCTTAGGTCGGCGAGGCTGGACGCCGCGGCGTTGAGGTGCAGGGGTGGGAAGATCAGGAAGTTCACCGCGATGCCCACCGCCACTCCGGCTGCCATCTGCACAAGGTATCCGTAGGAGAAATC
This region of Arthrobacter sp. DNA4 genomic DNA includes:
- a CDS encoding MaoC/PaaZ C-terminal domain-containing protein; protein product: MTVQQPVVLAEMPSLSKLYVNAAAQAARRRLLGTHDSSVLPAESHEVRDVTVGVENLTAYQHLIGETASDVLPAGFIHAIAFPLAMSVMNRDDFPLPLLGMIHLRNSVEQRSPLVFTDVLDMTARVENLRGHRAGTQVDVVAEVRRAYSSDVHWCGVSTYLAKGVFLPGIDKPTATPPKADFTAPDPTALWHLGVDTGRAYAAVSGDFNPIHLSVLSAKALGMRRSIAHGMYLASRALADVGPARGDSFRWDVEFEAPVFLPSRVALEIATEQGGSGAWKRSSFVAWSPRSGRRHFSGTVSAL
- a CDS encoding aromatic acid exporter family protein, with amino-acid sequence MAGLSAAFAAQRLQLAGKAAIAAGLAFAIAPLMPGAASHYAYYAPLGALVAMYHNVAGSVKQGAQALAGLAMGIGLAFVLVSIGAPSPLTVAVFMGVGVLLGGLPGIGSGSDWIPTAALLVLLVGGSNAEDFSYGYLVQMAAGVAVGIAVNFLIFPPLHLNAAASSLADLRVALGKQLLDMGAALKEKWPPEHEDWSRRSDELAEAARSVRHLVKEADASRRANPRRKLHPRDMDQDFRDLQDLERVTFHIQDMTDVLSDVIWEDDVPYAIPLQDSEPLADAITATGQLVSTDTDGDDQDRRDRYDAAKAAVEACMAATARRPAEQGTVPASESVLLSLHRILRAVRPQDQAGRPGPGDGAEAPRP